A single Polyodon spathula isolate WHYD16114869_AA chromosome 6, ASM1765450v1, whole genome shotgun sequence DNA region contains:
- the LOC121317531 gene encoding Krueppel-like factor 11 isoform X1 translates to MDYTFCIPLFVDIMDICESIMERKRHDSERSACSTLEQNDFEAVEALLCMSSGGQRAQRQDQFRARPLTPASDSCDSLIQTETLVELQKDFVLCSSLCMTPPHSPNSAEASTATSILTSSPLSFFVPKTVIVNSGICSTGLSSSTVSGCARPALVDFTACSTQKSPQQQTASRPCRAMATSVIRHTADSSPCQHIPSAEQHQQHSKHTVLKTVQDCVRNPAPNEMHSVSCSEKQDQQKLPALAPSSVVPEHSRGTENKITASPMPSVPVASPPVICQMNHAGSHAGNIPTFIQTAQAQPSRVKPILPQMSPFSQPFLMGGQVVPQGTVMFVLPQSHVGPLPQCPQTVMTLGNTKLLPLAPAPVFLPSGPSCTSQVDFCRRRNYVCNFPGCRKTYFKSSHLKAHLRTHTGEKPFSCNWEGCDKKFARSDELSRHRRTHTGEKKFACPVCDRRFMRSDHLTKHARRHMTTKRVPNWQTEVGKLNRITTEKHSASNRVLPLGVLAPASK, encoded by the exons ATGGATTACACCTTCTGTATTCCTCTCTTT gtTGACATAATGGATATCTGTGAATCTATCATGGAAAGAAAGCGCCACGACAGCGAGCGCTCCGCCTGCAGCACGCTGGAACAGAACGATTTCGAGGCGGTAGAGGCTCTTCTGTGTATGAGCTCCGGGGGGCAGAGGGCGCAAAGGCAGGACCAGTTCAGGGCGAGGCCGCTCACCCCAGCCTCGGATTCTTGTGACTCACTAATTCAGACAGAGACCCTAGTGGAACTACAGAAGGACTTCGTTTTGTGTTCATCGCTG TGTATGACACCACCACACAGCCCTAACTCTGCTGAGGCATCCACAGCCACCTCAATCCTTACATCTTCACCGTTGAGTTTTTTTGTACCAAAAACTGTCATTGTAAACTCAGGCATTTGCTCAACTGGTTTATCAAGCAGCACCGTATCTGGCTGTGCGAGGCCTGCTCTGGTAGATTTCACAGCGTGTTCCACCCAGAAGTCACCCCAGCAACAGACTGCTTCCCGTCCCTGCAGAGCCATGGCAACCAGCGTAATACGTCACACTGCTGACAGCTCCCCTTGCCAGCACATTCCTTCAGCAGAGCAGCACcagcagcacagcaaacataCCGTCTTAAAGACTGTACAGGACTGCGTGAGAAATCCTGCTCCAAACGAAATGCATTCTGTGTCTTGTTCAGAAAAGCAGGACCAACAGAAATTGCCTGCACTAGCACCGTCCTCAGTAGTGCCAGAACACAGCAGGggaactgaaaataaaattacagcCAGCCCCATGCCTTCTGTTCCTGTGGCTAGCCCTCCTGTAATCTGCCAAATGAACCATGCAGGCAGTCATGCTGGAAATATACCCACTTTCATCCAGACTGCACAGGCACAGCCAAGTAGGGTCAAACCCATTTTACCCCAGATGTCTCCTTTTTCACAGCCATTCCTTATGGGAGGCCAAGTGGTACCACAAGGCACTGTCATGTTTGTCCTTCCACAGTCCCATGTTGGACCACTTCCTCAGTGCCCACAAACCGTAATGACCCTTGGGAACACAAAGTTACTGCCCCTGGCTCCTGCGCCAGTCTTCCTGCCTTCAGGTCCCAGCTGTACATCGCAGGTGGACTTTTGTCGGAGACGGAATTATGTTTGCAACTTCCCAGGTTGTAGAAAGACCTATTTCAAAAGTTCCCACCTCAAAGCACATCTTCGCACTCACACAg gtgaaAAACCGTTCAGCTGCAATTGGGAAGGCTGTGATAAAAAGTTTGCACGCTCCGATGAGCTGTCACGCCACCGTAGGACTCACACCGGAGAAAAGAAGTTTGCGTGCCCCGTGTGTGATCGACGCTTCATGCGCAGCGACCACCTGACAAAACATGCTCGCCGTCACATGACCACCAAGAGAGTTCCGAACTGGCAAACTGAAGTGGGAAAACTGAACAGAATAACCACAGAGAAGCACTCTGCTTCAAACCGCGTTCTTCCCCTAGGTGTGCTTGCTCCTGCTTCAAAATAA
- the LOC121317531 gene encoding Krueppel-like factor 11 isoform X2, with translation MEDASGVDIMDICESIMERKRHDSERSACSTLEQNDFEAVEALLCMSSGGQRAQRQDQFRARPLTPASDSCDSLIQTETLVELQKDFVLCSSLCMTPPHSPNSAEASTATSILTSSPLSFFVPKTVIVNSGICSTGLSSSTVSGCARPALVDFTACSTQKSPQQQTASRPCRAMATSVIRHTADSSPCQHIPSAEQHQQHSKHTVLKTVQDCVRNPAPNEMHSVSCSEKQDQQKLPALAPSSVVPEHSRGTENKITASPMPSVPVASPPVICQMNHAGSHAGNIPTFIQTAQAQPSRVKPILPQMSPFSQPFLMGGQVVPQGTVMFVLPQSHVGPLPQCPQTVMTLGNTKLLPLAPAPVFLPSGPSCTSQVDFCRRRNYVCNFPGCRKTYFKSSHLKAHLRTHTGEKPFSCNWEGCDKKFARSDELSRHRRTHTGEKKFACPVCDRRFMRSDHLTKHARRHMTTKRVPNWQTEVGKLNRITTEKHSASNRVLPLGVLAPASK, from the exons ATGGAAGACGCGAGTGGG gtTGACATAATGGATATCTGTGAATCTATCATGGAAAGAAAGCGCCACGACAGCGAGCGCTCCGCCTGCAGCACGCTGGAACAGAACGATTTCGAGGCGGTAGAGGCTCTTCTGTGTATGAGCTCCGGGGGGCAGAGGGCGCAAAGGCAGGACCAGTTCAGGGCGAGGCCGCTCACCCCAGCCTCGGATTCTTGTGACTCACTAATTCAGACAGAGACCCTAGTGGAACTACAGAAGGACTTCGTTTTGTGTTCATCGCTG TGTATGACACCACCACACAGCCCTAACTCTGCTGAGGCATCCACAGCCACCTCAATCCTTACATCTTCACCGTTGAGTTTTTTTGTACCAAAAACTGTCATTGTAAACTCAGGCATTTGCTCAACTGGTTTATCAAGCAGCACCGTATCTGGCTGTGCGAGGCCTGCTCTGGTAGATTTCACAGCGTGTTCCACCCAGAAGTCACCCCAGCAACAGACTGCTTCCCGTCCCTGCAGAGCCATGGCAACCAGCGTAATACGTCACACTGCTGACAGCTCCCCTTGCCAGCACATTCCTTCAGCAGAGCAGCACcagcagcacagcaaacataCCGTCTTAAAGACTGTACAGGACTGCGTGAGAAATCCTGCTCCAAACGAAATGCATTCTGTGTCTTGTTCAGAAAAGCAGGACCAACAGAAATTGCCTGCACTAGCACCGTCCTCAGTAGTGCCAGAACACAGCAGGggaactgaaaataaaattacagcCAGCCCCATGCCTTCTGTTCCTGTGGCTAGCCCTCCTGTAATCTGCCAAATGAACCATGCAGGCAGTCATGCTGGAAATATACCCACTTTCATCCAGACTGCACAGGCACAGCCAAGTAGGGTCAAACCCATTTTACCCCAGATGTCTCCTTTTTCACAGCCATTCCTTATGGGAGGCCAAGTGGTACCACAAGGCACTGTCATGTTTGTCCTTCCACAGTCCCATGTTGGACCACTTCCTCAGTGCCCACAAACCGTAATGACCCTTGGGAACACAAAGTTACTGCCCCTGGCTCCTGCGCCAGTCTTCCTGCCTTCAGGTCCCAGCTGTACATCGCAGGTGGACTTTTGTCGGAGACGGAATTATGTTTGCAACTTCCCAGGTTGTAGAAAGACCTATTTCAAAAGTTCCCACCTCAAAGCACATCTTCGCACTCACACAg gtgaaAAACCGTTCAGCTGCAATTGGGAAGGCTGTGATAAAAAGTTTGCACGCTCCGATGAGCTGTCACGCCACCGTAGGACTCACACCGGAGAAAAGAAGTTTGCGTGCCCCGTGTGTGATCGACGCTTCATGCGCAGCGACCACCTGACAAAACATGCTCGCCGTCACATGACCACCAAGAGAGTTCCGAACTGGCAAACTGAAGTGGGAAAACTGAACAGAATAACCACAGAGAAGCACTCTGCTTCAAACCGCGTTCTTCCCCTAGGTGTGCTTGCTCCTGCTTCAAAATAA